GGCTCACCCGCACCACCCCGGCGGTGATCAGGTGCAGCGCCTCGCCCTCGGCGTCCTGCTCGACGACCAGCTCACCGGGCCGGAAGGTCCGGGGCGTCACGATCTGCGCGGCCTCCCGCAGGGCGTCCTCGGGAACCTGTTGAAAGAGGGGGGAACGTTTCAGGTCGTCCAGGCGCGCCATCGCGGGGCATCCTAGAGCATCCGGCCACCCCGGGGCAAAGAGCGCCCGGCGGTCCGCAGGCCCTGGCCACCCCGTCTCAGGCCACCGCTCTTTACACAGGCTTCATGTAAGAAACCTTACATGCTAAGTTCTTGATGATCTGACCTGAAGAAGTGTGGGAGCCTAGCCCAGTTTCCGCGACTTTTTCGATGAAAGGAGTCACATGAAGCCAGGAATAACACTTCAACTTGCTGTGGCCGTGTGTACGGCGGGCCTGCTGGCTGGCTGTACGCAGGCCCCAGTGGCCAAGGCCCCCGCGGCGTACCGCCCGGCCTACATTGTCAGCGTGCCGGTCACGGCTGAGGACACCGCGCAGAGCCTGGAGGCGCGCTACGGTGGCCAGGTCGCCGGGCTGAACGTGGCGGCAGGCTACGCGGTCCTGGGGCTGGACCGGGCCGGGGCGCAGGCCCACAACCTCAGCGCCCAGACAGGCAGCCGTTTGGGGATGGCCGAGCGCAACCTCGACCAGTTCCGCGCCGGAAACACGGCCCTGATGGGTGCCCGCCGCAGCATATGGATGGGCGGCGAATGGGAGACCTGGGCGGGAGCGCGCCGGACTATATGGATGGGCGGCACCTATACCCCGGTCGAACAGAACTCGGGGACCTTCCAGCAGATCCGACTGGAGCGTGCCCACCAGCTCGCGCCTAACCTCGGCGCGGGGGTCAAGGTGGCGGTCATCGACACCGGCCTCGACCTGAGCCACCCGGCTTTCGTCGGTGCTCTGGCGCCGTCCACCGAGTGGAAGGACTTTGTGGGCAACGACGACCTGCCGCAGGAGGAAGGCACCCTGGGTATCGGCGGGTACGGGCACGGCACGGCGGTCGCCAGCATCGTTCTCCAGGTCGCGCCCCGGGCCACCATCCTGCCGCTGCGGGTGCTGGGACCGGACGGCTCGGGCGACACCTTGCAGGTCGCCAACGCGATCTACCACGCCGCCGCCGTGGGGGCCCGGGTCATCAACCTCAGCCTGGGCAGCGCCGAGCGCTCGGACGTGATCGAAAAGGCCATCAAATACGCGACCGAGAAGAAGAACATCCTGGTCGTCGCCTCGGCGGGCAACGAGGACCTCGCGGCGATCACCTACCCGGCGGCCCAGGCGACGGACGGCGCGGCGGGCGAACGCAGCCTCAGCGTGGGCAGCGTCAACCCCCTCGACCTCAAGTCGGACTTCTCCAACTACCAGAAAGACAAGCTGGAACTGGTCGCCCCCGGCGAGAACGTCTACGCGGCGGGGCCAGAAGGCCTGCTGGTGTCGTGGAGCGGCACGTCGATGGCGGCGCCGATGGTCGCGGGCGGGCTGGCGCTCGCGCAGGGGCAGACGCTGGCGGTCAGCCTCAAGGACGTCACCAAGAAGATGGCCGACAATGGGCAGGACCTTTACAACAACGGCATGAACGGCGCCTACAAGGACAAGCTGGGCAAGGGCCGCCTCGATCTGGAGAAGTTCCTGATCAACGTCGTTCGGTACTGAACCCAGCGGCCCAGCAGGCTGTCAGACTGACAGGAGAAAGGCTCGCCGCCCTCTCCTGTCCCTGATGCTGTCTACCTCCGCAGCTGTAAGAGTCCGGACAGGCCCCGGGGGGGACTATGCCCCCATGTTCGGACCTGGGAGCGCTGCACAGCACACTGGCAGCGACGATCCCGCCGCAAGGGTAGCCGCGCTGAACGAGGCTGCCTCTGCCCTGCTAAAGACCGACGAGGCAGGGGCGCTGAGTCTTGCGCAGACTGCCGCCTGCCTCGCGGGCACCCACGACGTGGCTGGACTGGCCCGGGCGCAGCTGATTCAGGGGTCGGTCTATGCACGGCGCGGCGAGAGCGAGCAGGCGCTGGCGCAGTTGCAGGACGCACTGCGGCTGTTCCGGGCCGCCGACCATCCCGCCGGGGAGCGCGACGCCCTCACGGCCCTGGGGCGCATCGGCATGCAACTGGGGGACTTTCTGGTCGCCCGGGACCACCTGGCGGCGGCGCTGTCCTTGACCGAAAAACAGAGTGCCGAGGCGGCCCAGATACTCAACCTGCTGGCCGGGTCCCACCATGCCAGCGGGGAATATGCGCAGGCCCTGAGCCACCTGCACCGGGCGCGGCAGATCCATGAACTGCTGGGGGACCAGCGGGAGGTCGCCAACGTGCTGGGCAACATGGGCACCCTCCACACCAGCTTGGGCAACTACCCCGATGCCCTCGCGCACCTGTCCGAGGCCTACCGGATCTTCCGCGACAGCCTCAGCGACGAGCGGATGCAGGCGATAGCCCTCATCAATCTGGGCACCGTTCACCTGGACATGGGGGAATTCACCAGAGCGGCGCGCTACTTCGAGGAGGCGTTGGATATCGCGGTGCAGCGGGGCGACCGGCTGACCATCGCCACGGCCAAGCTGAACATCGCCGAGGCGTGGACCGGCAACCGGGACCCCCAGCGGGCCGAGGCTGCCTACAGCGAGGCGCTGGCCACCGCCCGCCAGATCCAGTACCGCACCGGCGAGGTCTCCGCGCTGATCGGCCTGGGCAGGCTCCTGGCGCAGCGCGGCGAACTGACCGAGGCCGCCGCCGCCCACGCCGAGGCCGTGGCCATCGCCCGCGAGATCGAGGACCTGGAGGGCGAACTCGATGCCCTGAACCACCTGGGAGAGGTTCAGGCCGAACAGGGCGACTTCCCCGCTGCCCTGGCCTCGCTGGAGCGCGCCCTGACGCTCGCCCAGGACGCCGACCACAAGAAGACGGTGTACGAGGCCCACCGCGCCCTGGCAGAGGTCCACAAGCGGGCTGGAGACTTTGAGCGCGCCTTGCGCCACCACGAGCTTTATCACCAGGCCGAACGCGCACTGTTCAACGAGGAGAGTGACCGCAAGACCCGTGAACTGGGCGCGCAGTTCGAGGTGGAGCGCGCCCGCCACGAGACCGAGGTGCAGCGCCTGCAACGCGAGCTGGCCGACACGGCGCGTGAGGAGGCCGAGGCGCTGGTGCAAGCGCGCACCGCCGAGCTGGAACAGGCCCAGGTGGAGATCGTGACCCGGCTGGCGGTGGCGGCCGAGTACCGCGACGACATGACCGGCGAGCATACCTGGCGGGTGGGTCACGTCTCGGCCCTGATCGCGCGCGACCTGGGCCTGCCCGAGGAGGACGTGGCCCTGCTGCGGATCGCCGCGCGCCTGCACGACGTGGGCAAGATCGGCATTCCCGACGCCATCTTGCTCAAGCCTGGGCGCTTCACCCCCGAAGAGTTCGAGCGGATGAAGGTCCATACCCTGATCGGCGCCCGCATCCTGTCGGGCGGGCACTCCCGGTTGTTGCGAATGGCCGAGGAAATCGCCCTGTCGCACCACGAACGCTGGGACGGCGGCGGCTACCCGCTGGGCCAGGCCGGACACAGCATCCCCCTCACCGGGCGCATCGTGGCCGTCGCGGACGTATTCGACGCCCTGACCAACGAGCGGCCCTACAAGTCGGCGTGGACCCGCGCGCAGGCGCTCGCGGAATTGCAGCGGCAGGCGGACCAGCAGTTCGACCCCGAGGTGGTGGCGGCGGGGCTGCGGGTCTTCTCGCGGGTCGAGGGACCGATCACGCCGCGCTGAGCCGGACTCCCCCGCTGCGCTACAGTGCTCCGCGTGACTCCGCCGCCCGCCTTCCCCTCCCTGGCCCCTGCGACCCTGGCCCCGGCCCAAGCGGCTCCGGCGCTCGCGGCCCGGGACCTGCGCCACGGCTTTGGCAGCACGCCCGTGCTGCACGGCGTCTCGCTCAGCGTGGAGGGGGGCGAAGTCGTCGCGGTGACCGGCCCCTCGGGCAGCGGCAAGAGCACGCTGCTGCACCTGCTGGGCGGCCTGGACACGCCGCAGGCGGGCGAGGTGTGGTGGGCGGGCGAGCGGGTGGACAGCCTGGGCACCCAGGCGCGGGCGCTGCGGCGGGCCGGCCGGGTCGGGCTGGTCTTTCAGCACCACTACCTGCTGGAGGACCTGAGCGTGCTGCAAAACGTGCTGGTGCCCGCCCTGCTGACCCGGCAAGACGGCCAGGAGCGGGCGCGCGCCCTCTTGAGAAGGGTGGGGCTGGCCGGGCGGGAAAGCAGCCTGCCCGGTGTCTTGAGCGGCGGCGAGCGCCAGCGGGTCGCGGTGGCCCGCGCGCTGGCGACCCGCCCCGCCGTGATCCTGGCCGACGAGCCGACCGGCAGCCTCGACCGCGCCAACGCCGAGGTGATCGCCACGCTGCTGCTCGACCTCGCCCGCGAGGACGGCGCGGGCGTGCTGCTGGTCACCCACGACGAGCGGCTGGCGGCGCATGCGGGCCGGGCGCTGCACCTGCTCGACGGACGGATCGTGGACGCCTGAGCGCCAGACCCTCGCTGCCCGCACCCTCACCAGCTGAATTCTTTCTCATCGGCCGCGCCTGACCCGGTCCAAAACAGACCGCGCGCCTGCGCCAGAGGCCCACTTCGCCTGTCAGTCAGTTGTTGGCCGGGTCTTTATTGTAACGCCCGAACACTTGATTGTACGGGGCGCTACGACAGCTGCGGCACGTGTCATCTACGCTTTGAAAGCACAACAGGACGGGTCAATCGAAAGGTCCCGCGCGTCATGGCAGAGAGGTCGGCTCTCTTGTCAAGAAGCGCCCCCGTCTTGCCTTGTTCTGGAGGACACCATGAAGCAGCGAATCCTGATGGTCAGCGCCGCCCTGTTCCTCGTTTCTCCGGCCCTGGCGGGCGGCGGCTCCTCTGTGCCTGCGGCGAACACCATCGCCGGGATCGTCGCCAACGATCCGAACTTCAGCACGCTGCTCGCGGCGGTGCAGGCGGCGGGCCTGACCCAGACGCTGGCGCAGCCTGGCCCCTACACGGTGTTCGCGCCCACCAACGCGGCCTTTGCCAAGGTTCCGGCCGACCAGCTCACCGCGCTGCTCAACAACCCCGCGCAGCTGCGCGCCGTGCTGCTCTACCACGTGGTGCCGGGAAGGGTCACGGCGGCGCAGGTCAGTAGCCTCACGAGCGCGCGCACCGCGCAGGGCGCCGACCTGAGCGTCAGCGCGAGCAGCGGCACGGTGCAGATCAACGACGCGACTGTCACGCGCGCCGACATCCGCGCCAGCAACGGGATCATCCACGTGATCGACACTGTGCTGCTGCCGCCCAACTGAGCGCCTGACGCTCGGCACAGACCCGGACCCCGGCAGCCAGAGGCGCAGCTTTCCTCTGCTGCCGGGATTTGGCTGCCCCCCTTTCCCAGGACGGTGCCCATGACCCATCAGGCAGACCAGAGACCCTCCCGGCCGTTGGTCCTGAGGCGGGGGCTGACCCGCACCGCCACGCTGGCGGCGGCGCTGATGCTGGTGTCGGCCGGGCTGGCGCCCCCCGTGCGCGCGGACGTTCCGGCGGCGCCCCGTCCGCTTTTGCTGAAGGTCACGGCCCCCGAACCCGTGCTGCGCGGCGGCGTGGTCGTGCCCGGCCAGGTCACCCGGACCTACAGTCTGACCCTGGATGCCGGGGAACGCCGCCTGCTGCGCGCCCGCCAACCCAGCCGGGAACAGCCCAGCCGCGACCTGAACGCGCTGCTGGAACAGGTCTACGCCCGCATCGAGGCGAGGACGCCCAGAGACGCCCGCTTCGTGCGGGTGGGGGGCGAGTGGACCGCGCAGGCGCAGACCGGCTGGCGGGTGCGGCGGGCCGAGACGGCGGAGCGGCTGCGCGCGGCCCTGGAACGCCCCGCAGCGGGCCGGGGCGCCCTGGAGGTCGAGGTCGCCCTGCGCCTGACCCCCCCGGCCCGGACGGTGGCCGACCTGCACGAGCGCGGCGTGGTGGCGCACCTCGCGTCGGGCGAGTCGGGCTTTGCGGGCAGCCCGGAGTTCCGGGTCCACAACATCCGGGTGGGGAGCAGCCGCCTGCACGGGGTCTGGCTTGAGCCCGGCGCGGTCTTCGACTTCAATGCGCTGATCGGCCGCATCTCGAAGGAGCGGGGCTTCGTGCCCGGCTACGTGATCGCGGGCCAGAGCCTGACGATGGAACCCGGCGGGGGCATCTGCCAGGTCAGCACCACCGTGTTTCGCGCCGCGTATCTGGCGGGGCTGGAGGTCGTCGAGCGCCACGCCCACTCGCATCAGGTGGCCTATTACGACCCGCCCGGCTTCGAGGCGACCGTGTACGCGCCCGCCAAGAACCTGCGCTTTCGCAACGACACGGCCTCTCCCCTGCTGATGCAGGCCGCCTGGGACCTGGAGGCGGGGACGCTGAGCATCCACCTGTTCGGCGGCCCGCCCGACCGTCAGGTGCAGGTTTCCCCTCCCCGCATCCGCGACCTGCGGCCCGCACTGGCGCCCTCCTTCGTGCCCGCCCCCGACCTGAAGCCAGGGGAAGCCCGCCGCATCGACTTGCCCGCCTCCGGGATGCGGGTGCGCATTGAACGCACGGTGCGCAGAGACGGAAAGGTCCGCCGCGACGAGACCCTCAGCCACTACCGCCCCTGGGGCGGCGTGTTCGCGGTGGCGCCGGGAGACGAGCGGCTGCGGTAGGCGGGTGGCGCGGAAAGGCAGGTGGGCAGCGGAGCTTCCGCCGCCCACCTTCTTTCATCTTCTCCCGGCCAGGGGCGCGCCCCCTACCACCCGGCCCGCGCGTACACGTCGGGCAGCGCGGGCGTCAGGCCGAGTTCGCGGGCGGCGCGCTGGGGCCAGTGCGGGTCGCGCAGGAAGGGGCGGCCCAGCGCGACGAGGTCGGCGACGCCGTCTTGCAGCACACCTTCGGCCTGGGCGGGGGTCTCGATCATGCCGACGGTCATCACCCGCAGGTCGGGCACCTCGGCGCGGATGCGGGCGGCGAAGGGCGCCTGATACAGCGGCCCGGCGCTGATCTCCTGGAGGGGCGTGAGGCCCCCGCTGCTCACGTCGAGGACTTCCACCCCCTCGAAGCGCAGCAGTCCGGCGAGCTGCACCGTCTGCCCCAGGTCCCAGCCGCCGGGCGCCCAGTCGGTCGCGCTGACCCGCACGAAGAGGGGCAGGTGGGTGGGCCACACCGCCCGCACCGCCCGCACGACTTCCAGCAAGAAGCGCACGCGGTTCTCGAAGGGACCGCCGTACTCGTCCGCGCGGCTGTTCGCCAGCGGCGAGAGAAACTGGTGCAGCAGGTAGCCGTGCGCGGCGTGGATCTCGACCACGTCGAAGCCCGCGACTTGCGCCCGCCGCGCCGCCGCCGCGAAGTCGGAAGTCACGCGCCGGATGTCGTCCGTGCTCATGGCGACGGGATGGGGAAAGACGGCGTTGTAGGGGTCCTCCGAGGGGCCGATGACCTGCCAGCCCCCCGCTTCCGGGGCCACCACCCCGCGCCCGCGCCAGGGGGCGTAGGTGCTCGCCTTGCGCCCGGCGTGCGCGAGCTGCACCCCGATCAGGCTGCCGTGGCGGTGCACGAAATCGGTGACGTGGCCCAGCGGCACGATCTGCTCGTCACTCCACAGGCCCAGGTCCTCGGGGCTGATGCGGCCCTCGGGCGACACGGCGGTCGCCTCGGTCAGGATGAGGCCCGCGCCGCCCAGCGCGAACTGGCCCAGGTGGGTGAGGTGAAAGTCGTTCGCCAGGCCGTGTTTGGCGCTGTACATGCACATGGGCGACACGACCGCGCGGTTGGGCAGGGTCAGGCCGCCCAGTTTGACGGGCGTAAACAGCAGGGGCGTCGGCGCGCTTGTGGCGGGGGTGGCGGCGGGCGCCGGGACGGGCTGGGTCATGCCCCGAATCTAGCCACGCGCCCCTCCCCTGCGCCAGATGGCGGACGCTTCATGCAGGCCGGGGCGGGCAGAGTGGG
The sequence above is a segment of the Deinococcus budaensis genome. Coding sequences within it:
- a CDS encoding ABC transporter ATP-binding protein — translated: MTPPPAFPSLAPATLAPAQAAPALAARDLRHGFGSTPVLHGVSLSVEGGEVVAVTGPSGSGKSTLLHLLGGLDTPQAGEVWWAGERVDSLGTQARALRRAGRVGLVFQHHYLLEDLSVLQNVLVPALLTRQDGQERARALLRRVGLAGRESSLPGVLSGGERQRVAVARALATRPAVILADEPTGSLDRANAEVIATLLLDLAREDGAGVLLVTHDERLAAHAGRALHLLDGRIVDA
- a CDS encoding S8 family serine peptidase encodes the protein MAKAPAAYRPAYIVSVPVTAEDTAQSLEARYGGQVAGLNVAAGYAVLGLDRAGAQAHNLSAQTGSRLGMAERNLDQFRAGNTALMGARRSIWMGGEWETWAGARRTIWMGGTYTPVEQNSGTFQQIRLERAHQLAPNLGAGVKVAVIDTGLDLSHPAFVGALAPSTEWKDFVGNDDLPQEEGTLGIGGYGHGTAVASIVLQVAPRATILPLRVLGPDGSGDTLQVANAIYHAAAVGARVINLSLGSAERSDVIEKAIKYATEKKNILVVASAGNEDLAAITYPAAQATDGAAGERSLSVGSVNPLDLKSDFSNYQKDKLELVAPGENVYAAGPEGLLVSWSGTSMAAPMVAGGLALAQGQTLAVSLKDVTKKMADNGQDLYNNGMNGAYKDKLGKGRLDLEKFLINVVRY
- a CDS encoding VanW family protein; protein product: MTHQADQRPSRPLVLRRGLTRTATLAAALMLVSAGLAPPVRADVPAAPRPLLLKVTAPEPVLRGGVVVPGQVTRTYSLTLDAGERRLLRARQPSREQPSRDLNALLEQVYARIEARTPRDARFVRVGGEWTAQAQTGWRVRRAETAERLRAALERPAAGRGALEVEVALRLTPPARTVADLHERGVVAHLASGESGFAGSPEFRVHNIRVGSSRLHGVWLEPGAVFDFNALIGRISKERGFVPGYVIAGQSLTMEPGGGICQVSTTVFRAAYLAGLEVVERHAHSHQVAYYDPPGFEATVYAPAKNLRFRNDTASPLLMQAAWDLEAGTLSIHLFGGPPDRQVQVSPPRIRDLRPALAPSFVPAPDLKPGEARRIDLPASGMRVRIERTVRRDGKVRRDETLSHYRPWGGVFAVAPGDERLR
- a CDS encoding NADH:flavin oxidoreductase/NADH oxidase yields the protein MTQPVPAPAATPATSAPTPLLFTPVKLGGLTLPNRAVVSPMCMYSAKHGLANDFHLTHLGQFALGGAGLILTEATAVSPEGRISPEDLGLWSDEQIVPLGHVTDFVHRHGSLIGVQLAHAGRKASTYAPWRGRGVVAPEAGGWQVIGPSEDPYNAVFPHPVAMSTDDIRRVTSDFAAAARRAQVAGFDVVEIHAAHGYLLHQFLSPLANSRADEYGGPFENRVRFLLEVVRAVRAVWPTHLPLFVRVSATDWAPGGWDLGQTVQLAGLLRFEGVEVLDVSSGGLTPLQEISAGPLYQAPFAARIRAEVPDLRVMTVGMIETPAQAEGVLQDGVADLVALGRPFLRDPHWPQRAARELGLTPALPDVYARAGW
- a CDS encoding fasciclin domain-containing protein encodes the protein MKQRILMVSAALFLVSPALAGGGSSVPAANTIAGIVANDPNFSTLLAAVQAAGLTQTLAQPGPYTVFAPTNAAFAKVPADQLTALLNNPAQLRAVLLYHVVPGRVTAAQVSSLTSARTAQGADLSVSASSGTVQINDATVTRADIRASNGIIHVIDTVLLPPN
- a CDS encoding tetratricopeptide repeat protein; translation: MFGPGSAAQHTGSDDPAARVAALNEAASALLKTDEAGALSLAQTAACLAGTHDVAGLARAQLIQGSVYARRGESEQALAQLQDALRLFRAADHPAGERDALTALGRIGMQLGDFLVARDHLAAALSLTEKQSAEAAQILNLLAGSHHASGEYAQALSHLHRARQIHELLGDQREVANVLGNMGTLHTSLGNYPDALAHLSEAYRIFRDSLSDERMQAIALINLGTVHLDMGEFTRAARYFEEALDIAVQRGDRLTIATAKLNIAEAWTGNRDPQRAEAAYSEALATARQIQYRTGEVSALIGLGRLLAQRGELTEAAAAHAEAVAIAREIEDLEGELDALNHLGEVQAEQGDFPAALASLERALTLAQDADHKKTVYEAHRALAEVHKRAGDFERALRHHELYHQAERALFNEESDRKTRELGAQFEVERARHETEVQRLQRELADTAREEAEALVQARTAELEQAQVEIVTRLAVAAEYRDDMTGEHTWRVGHVSALIARDLGLPEEDVALLRIAARLHDVGKIGIPDAILLKPGRFTPEEFERMKVHTLIGARILSGGHSRLLRMAEEIALSHHERWDGGGYPLGQAGHSIPLTGRIVAVADVFDALTNERPYKSAWTRAQALAELQRQADQQFDPEVVAAGLRVFSRVEGPITPR